The following coding sequences are from one Primulina eburnea isolate SZY01 chromosome 15, ASM2296580v1, whole genome shotgun sequence window:
- the LOC140814396 gene encoding uncharacterized protein has product MRNGRDLSGPRCELEENGVLWMGPSQNHIEGSPELEDWWTVQSMIVSWIRNTIEPDLRSTISHMENAKDLWDDIQERFHIANGPRIQQIKTELNECKQHGLSMVVYYGKMKALWDGLANYDQIPTCTCTGCKCKLSAKLEKCREEEKVHQFLMGLDEGSYGTVRSNLLATEPLPTLNKVYMTLAQEERMKIITRAREERGEVIGLAVQTNTRLKGRGETKDNTMICPKCNRTGHDSTSCFQLIGYPEWWGDRPRGEGRAGGRGRGGQQRIGSGRGRNGTVRANAAQITEGSASALAVIKTDSEKSGLAGLSNEQWQNLLQMLNNQKPSTSEKMTGNQINDPWIIDTGASNHMTGSLKNMSELRVVSGCPVGLPDGQYAAATKEGSVKLDENLKLKNVLYVPRLNCNLISVSQLIDESDCIAQFTKNMCVFQDRTSRMLIGAGKRRDGLYHFRKTSCVKALKTDGTNSLDCWHRRLGHPSMDITKLVISVRNGRNSVTLNNKACDVCQRAKQTRDKFPLSDNKTSDVFELIHCDLWGPYKIPSSCGASYFLTTVDDYSRAVWIFLLIDKKEVTRTLLNFFAMAERQYNKQVKIVRSDNGTEFTCMKNYFIEHASY; this is encoded by the exons ATGAGGAATGGGCGAGATCTATCCGGACCTCGCTGCGAGCTCGAAGAAAATGGGGTTTTGTGGATGGGACCATCTCAGAACCACATAGAAGGATCTCCTGAATTAGAAGACTGGTGGACTGTTCAGTCCATGATAGTATCATGGATTCGGAACACAATCGAACCTGACCTGCGCTCTACCATCTCGCATATGGAGAACGCGAAGGATCTGTGGGACGATATTCAGGAACGATTTCACATTGCAAATGGACCTCGGATTCAACAAATAAAAACCGAGTTGAACGAATGTAAACAACACGGGCTGTCCATGGTTGTTTACTATGGGAAGATGAAAGCTCTCTGGGATGGACTAGCAAATTATGATCAGATCCCAACTTGCACCTGCACAGGGTGCAAGTGCAAACTCTCGGCAAAGTTGGAGAAGTGTCGAGAAGAAGAAAAGGTACACCAATTTCTCATGGGATTGGATGAAGGGAGTTACGGTACTGTTCGATCCAACTTACTTGCAACAGAACCATTGCCGACTTTGAACAAAGTATATATGACTTTGGCTCAAGAAGAAAGAATGAAGATTATCACTCGTGCAAGGGAAGAACGAGGAGAAGTCATTGGACTCGCTGTTCAAACAAACACCAGATTGAAGGGACGCGGAGAGACAAAAGACAATACAATGATCTGCCCGAAATGCAACCGAACAGGCCATGATTCGACAAGCTGTTTCCAACTTATTGGTTACCCAGAATGGTGGGGTGATCGTCCTCGTGGTGAAGGCAGAGCTGGTGGACGTGGTAGGGGAGGACAACAACGCATAGGAAGTGGGCGTGGACGAAATGGAACAGTCCGGGCCAATGCTGCTCAGATCACAGAAGGATCTGCAAGTGCTTTGGCAGTAATTAAAACTGACTCAGAAAAATCGGGTTTGGCCGGCCTGAGTAATGAGCAGTGGCAGAACCTTCTTCAGATGCTGAACAATCAAAAACCAAGTACAAGTGAGAAAATGACAGGTAATCAAATAAATGATCCATGGATCATTGACACAGGCGCATCCAACCACATGACTGGGAGCTTGAAGAATATGAGTGAACTACGAGTTGTATCTGGTTGCCCTGTGGGATTGCCGGATGGACAGTACGCAGCTGCCACAAAGGAAGGATCAGTAAAACTTgatgaaaatttaaaacttaaaaatgttCTTTATGTGCCCCGTTTAAATTGCAATTTGATTTCTGTGTCGCAATTGATAGATGAATCGGATTGTATTGCCCAATTCACTAAAAACATGTGTGTCTTTCAGGACCGCACTTCGAGGATGCTGATTGGTGCGGGTAAACGGAGGGATGGGCTCTATCATTTCCGAAAGACATCATGTGTGAAGGCTTTGAAGACCGATGGAACAAACTCTCTTGATTGTTGGCACAGGCGGTTAGGACATCCCTCTATGGACATTACCAAGTTAGTCATCTCTGTTAGAAATGGTAGAAATAGCGTGACGTTGAATAATAAAGCTTGTGATGTATGTCAACGGGCAAAACAGACTAGAGACAAATTTCCTTTGAGTGATAATAAAACCAGTGATGTTTTTGAACTTATTCATTGTGATCTTTGGGGTCCATACAAAATTCCTTCTTCGTGTGGTGCTTCTTATTTTTTGACAACAGTGGATGATTATTCTAGAGCTGTATGGATATTCTTGTTGATTGATAAGAAAGAGGTGACACGTACTTTGCTGAATTTCTTTGCAATGGCGGAAAGACAATATAATAAGCAGGTCAAAATTGTTCGAAGTGATAATGGGACTGAGTTTACTTGCATGAAGAATTACTTTATTGAACACG CTTCCTATTGA
- the LOC140813866 gene encoding probable receptor-like protein kinase At2g21480, translated as MENTYPRRCIAYLRHQPLSSAVAILLVLSTFMSNGVVSTHAARINAPAKSDSFTPPDNYLLDCGSSAATTLPGKRVFLGDQETSNYLSYNGLDVQVSAPATDFPAAPSPIYLSAKVFETEATYTFHASRPGWHWVRLHFAPVPNNEKDLQNAKFQVKTSNNLVLIHEFKLPENQTWEFREFLVNVTTERFSLTFEPSQGGLAYINAIEFVSAPDILLGDVATAVSPKGDYSGLMKNAYQTVYRLNVGGPVITAQNDTLGRTWDSDEPYLEPKVVGSDVSVDPSVITYPDGESPLIAPPVVYATATQMADANVQVPNFNITWKMSIDTSFQYLVRLHFADIVSKSPNDLYFNVYINGKPSITGLDLSTEAGGLTAAYYADFVLNSSMVTGFDPLTVQVGPMGENAGTKNALLNGLEILKMNNSVGSLDGEFGVNGEKADGNSQVKGTVAAVGFAMMFGAFVGLGAMAVKWQKRPQDWQKRNSFSSWLLPVHAGDTSFMSSSKTSLGSRKSQFFSSTTGLGRYFSFYELQEATKNWDPSAIIGVGGFGNVYLGVIDDRTKVAVKRGNPQSEQGLNEFQTEIQMLSKLRHRHLVSLIGYCDENSEMILVYEFMSNGPFRDHLYGKNLPPISWKQRLEVCIGAARGLHYLHTGAAQGIIHRDVKTTNILLDDNFIAKMADFGLSKDVNTEQTHVSTAVKGSFGYLDPEYFRKQQLTDKSDVYSFGVVLLEALCTRPAIDPALPREQVNLAEWAMQWKRKGLLEKIIDPTLVGHINPESMNKLAEAAEKCLAEYGVDRPTMGDVLWNLEYALQLQENWSQGNNGEENRVFSSPPSPPIVMPTPPAVPTSDNRPISTPEDGKSSAEVQVIEEHSGTAMFAQFAALNGR; from the exons ATGGAAAACACATATCCACGGCGGTGTATCGCCTATCTCCGCCACCAGCCACTGTCTTCCGCCGTGGCAATCCTCCTGGTTCTTTCAACCTTCATGTCAAACGGTGTCGTCTCAACTCACGCCGCAAGAATCAATGCCCCTGCAAAATCAGACTCGTTCACCCCACCGGACAATTACCTCCTCGACTGCGGCAGCTCCGCAGCCACAACCCTTCCCGGGAAACGTGTTTTCCTTGGCGATCAAGAAACCAGCAACTACTTATCCTACAATGGCCTCGATGTCCAAGTTTCCGCGCCCGCCACAGATTTCCCAGCAGCCCCATCACCGATTTACCTCTCCGCCAAAGTTTTCGAGACCGAAGCTACCTACACTTTCCATGCCTCACGGCCCGGCTGGCATTGGGTCCGGCTCCACTTCGCCCCCGTCCCGAACAACGAAAAGGACCTGCAAAACGCAAAATTCCAAGTAAAAACCAGCAACAACCTCGTACTGATTCACGAATTCAAGCTCCCGGAAAATCAAACGTGGGAATTCAGAGAATTCCTCGTCAATGTAACCACGGAACGGTTCTCTCTAACCTTCGAGCCATCTCAAGGCGGCTTGGCTTACATCAACGCTATAGAGTTCGTTTCAGCGCCGGATATTTTGCTCGGCGATGTGGCCACCGCCGTATCTCCAAAAGGCGATTACTCGGGGCTTATGAAAAACGCATATCAAACGGTGTATCGACTCAATGTCGGCGGCCCCGTGATCACGGCTCAAAACGACACGTTAGGAAGAACGTGGGACTCGGATGAGCCGTACCTGGAGCCGAAAGTCGTGGGGAGCGACGTATCTGTGGACCCAAGCGTGATAACGTATCCTGATGGTGAGTCACCGCTGATTGCGCCGCCGGTGGTTTACGCCACCGCGACCCAAATGGCCGACGCCAATGTTCAG GTTCCTAATTTCAACATCACATGGAAAATGAGCATTGATACTTCGTTCCAATATCTCGTTCGATTACACTTTGCAGACATAGTGAGCAAATCTCCAAACGACCTATACTTTAATGTGTATATCAACGGTAAGCCGAGTATCACGGGGCTTGATTTATCCACCGAAGCAGGCGGATTAACAGCAGCCTATTATGCCGATTTTGTCCTGAACTCATCCATGGTCACGGGTTTCGACCCATTGACAGTTCAAGTAGGCCCGATGGGGGAAAACGCCGGTACCAAAAACGCCCTTCTCAATGGTCTAGAGATCTTGAAGATGAACAATTCTGTTGGAAGTCTTGATGGAGAATTTGGTGTCAATGGGGAGAAGGCAGATGGTAATAGCCAAGTTAAAGGCACAGTGGCAGCCGTTGGATTTGCCATGATGTTTGGTGCGTTCGTTGGATTGGGTGCAATGGCTGTGAAATGGCAAAAAAGACCTCAAGATTGGCAGAAAAGGAACAGTTTCTCCTCTTGGTTGCTACCAGTTCATGCAGGGGATACAAGCTTTATGTCGAGCAGCAAGACTTCTTTGGGGTCTCGAAAAAGCCAGTTCTTTTCGTCTACTACTGGTTTAGGCAGGTACTTCTCATTCTATGAGTTGCAAGAAGCCACCAAGAATTGGGATCCCAGCGCAATTATAGGCGTTGGAGGATTCGGGAACGTTTATCTTGGAGTGATCGACGATCGCACGAAAGTAGCTGTGAAACGAGGCAACCCACAATCGGAGCAAGGGCTCAACGAGTTCCAGACTGAGATTCAGATGCTTTCGAAACTAAGGCATCGTCATCTGGTCTCGTTGATTGGTTATTGCGACGAAAACTCGGAGATGATTCTCGTGTACGAGTTCATGTCGAATGGACCATTCAGAGACCACCTGTACGGTAAGAACTTGCCCCCTATATCGTGGAAACAGAGGCTCGAAGTCTGTATTGGGGCAGCTAGGGGGCTACATTACCTTCACACTGGTGCCGCACAAGGGATCATTCACCGCGATGTGAAAACAACCAATATTTTGTTAGACGACAACTTCATCGCCAAGATGGCTGATTTCGGGCTGTCCAAGGACGTGAACACAGAGCAAACACACGTCAGCACGGCGGTGAAGGGTAGCTTCGGGTACTTGGACCCTGAGTACTTCCGGAAGCAGCAACTTACGGATAAATCAGATGTGTACTCATTCGGTGTCGTCCTCTTGGAAGCATTGTGCACACGTCCCGCCATCGACCCTGCCTTACCCAGAGAGCAAGTGAACTTGGCAGAATGGGCGATGCAGTGGAAGAGAAAAGGGCTATTAGAGAAGATCATCGATCCCACATTGGTTGGTCATATCAACCCCGAGTCAATGAATAAACTTGCTGAGGCAGCCGAGAAATGTTTAGCCGAATACGGTGTCGACAGGCCTACTATGGGGGATGTGCTGTGGAATCTGGAGTACGCTTTGCAGCTGCAAGAAAACTGGTCACAGGGTAACAATGGCGAAGAAAATAGGGTGTTTTCGAGCCCGCCTTCTCCTCCTATCGTCATGCCTACTCCTCCAGCTGTTCCTACCTCGGATAATAGGCCAATTTCTACACCGGAGGATGGAAAAAGCTCTGCTGAAGTTCAAGTAATCGAGGAACATTCCGGAACTGCAATGTTTGCCCAATTTGCTGCACTCAATGGCCGTTGA
- the LOC140813640 gene encoding chromatin remodeling protein SHL-like gives MAKPKSARRTLDSITVKHIGKTIRPGDCVLMRPSDSSKPSYVARVERIEADSRGANVRIYVRWYYRPEESIGGRRQFHSLKEVFLSDHFDYQSVDTVEGKCTVHSFKSYTKLDAVGNDDFFSRFEYNSSTGAFNPDRVAVYCKCEMPYNPDDLMVQCEECSDWFHPICIDMTPDEAKRIDHFFCHNCSSEDQKKLHNSHVSTRHADAKVDTKRRRR, from the exons ATGGCTAAACCCAAATCTGCGCGCCGTACTCTTGATTCCATCACTGTTAAGCACATCGGAAAAACTATTCGCC CTGGAGACTGTGTTTTAATGAGGCCTTCGGACTCGTCAAAGCCGTCGTACGTCGCGCGTGTGGAGAGGATCGAGGCGGACAGCCGCGGCGCGAATGTGAGGATCTATGTGAGGTGGTATTACCGGCCGGAGGAGTCTATCGGTGGCCGGCGGCAATTTCACAGCTTGAAAGAGGTGTTCTTGTCTGATCACTTTGATTATCAGAGCGTCGATACTGTTGAGGGGAAGTGCACAGTGCACAGCTTCAAGAGCTACACTAAGCTTGATGCCGTTGGGAATGACGATTTCTTCAGCCGTTTCGAGTACAATTCTTCTACTGGTGCCTTCAATCCCGACAGAGTTGCAGT CTACTGTAAATGTGAGATGCCTTACAATCCTGACGATCTTATGGTTCAGTGTGAAGAATGCAGTGATTG GTTCCATCCAATTTGTATAGACATGACGCCTGATGAAGCCAAAAGAATTGaccactttttctgtcataatTGTTCGTCCGAGGATCAGAAGAAATTACATAACTCTCATGTTTCTACTAGACATGCTGATGCAAAG GTAGATACAAAACGCCGCCGGAGGTGA
- the LOC140813867 gene encoding 26S proteasome regulatory subunit S10B homolog B-like isoform X2, protein MASESDDGGRRKSAIADYRKKLLHHKELEGRVRSVIVKASSGPRYVVGCRNKVDKEKLTAGTRVVLDMTTLTIMRALPREVDPVVYNMLHEDPGNVSYSAVGGLSDQIRELRESIELPLMNPELFLRVGIKPPKGVLLYGPPGTGKTLLARAIASNIDANFLKVVSSAIIDKYIGESARLIREMFGYAREHQPCIIFMDEIDAIGGRRFSEGTSADREIQRTLMELLNQLDGFDQLGKVKMIMATNRPDVLDPALLRPGRLDRKIEIPLPNEQSRMEILKIHAAGIAKHGEIDYEAVVKLAEGFNGADLRNICTEAGMSAIRAERDYVIHEDFMKAVRKLNEAKKLESSAHYNTDFGKE, encoded by the exons ATGGCAAGCGAGAGCGACGACGGAGGCCGCCGTAAATCGGCGATAGCGGATTATCGGAAAAAGCTTCTTCATCATAAAGAACTCGAAGGCCGCGTTCGATCCG TGATTGTGAAAGCCAGCAGCGGACCAAGGTATGTGGTGGGCTGCCGCAATAAGGTTGATAAAGAGAAACTTACAGCAGGCACAAGGGTTGTTCTTGATATGACCACACTCACAATCATGCGAGCGCTTCCTCGTGAG GTTGATCCAGTTGTATATAATATGCTTCATGAAGATCCTGGAAATGTGAGTTATTCTGCTGTGGGTGGTCTTTCAGATCAAATTCGAGAACTGAGAGAATCTATAGAATTACCTTTAATGAACCCTGAACTATTCCTAAGGGTTGGCATTAAACCTCCCAAG GGTGTACTTCTGTATGGACCTCCTGGAACTGGAAAGACATTGTTGGCCAGAGCGATTGCTAGCAACATAGATGCTAATTTCTTAAAG GTTGTATCAAGTGCAATAATTGACAAGTATATTGGTGAGAGCGCAAGATTGATTAGGGAAATGTTTGGTTATGCCCGTGAACATCAG ccatgcattatttttatGGATGAGATTGATGCCATTGGTGGGCGTCGTTTCAGTGAAGGGACAAGTGCTGACCGTGAGATTCAAAGGACGCTTATGGAATTGCTGAACCAGCTTGATGGGTTCGATCAGCTTGGAAAG GTTAAAATGATAATGGCGACAAACAGACCTGATGTTCTGGATCCTGCACTTCTTCGTCCTGGCCGATTGGATAGGAAAATTGAAATACCATTGCCCAATGAGCAGTCGAGAATGGAAATTCTTAAGATCCATGCAGCTGGGATAGCAAAACATGGAGAAATAGATTATGAGGCTGTTGTGAAACTTGCTGAG GGTTTCAATGGAGCTGATCTTCGTAACATTTGCACTGAAGCTGGGATGTCAGCAATTCGTGCAGAGCGCGATTATGTCATCCATGAAGATTTCATGAAG GCTGTGAGGAAACTGAATGAAGCTAAGAAGCTTGAATCAAGTGCGCACTATAACACTGATTTTGGTAAAGAGTAG
- the LOC140814718 gene encoding purple acid phosphatase 2-like produces the protein MGSHVPRTGIRCLISVLIAAVLNAAVLCNGGDTSSFVRKVEKSGDMPLDSDVFAVPPGYNAPQQVHITQGDHEGKAVIISWVTVDESGSNSVHYWAENSKHKKKAKGIATSYKFYNYTSGYIHHCVVKNLKHNTKYYYVVGIGHTSRMFWFTTPPKVGPDVPYTFGLIGDLGQTYDSNSTLTHYEQGPAKGQAVLFVGDLSYADNYPYHDNVRWDTWGRFVERSVAYQPWIWTAGNHELDFDPEIGETEPFKPYTHRYHVPHKASYSTSPFWYSIKRASAYIIVLSSYSAYGKYTPQYMWLEAELPKVNRSETPWLIVLTHSPWYNSYNYHFMEGETMRVMYEPWFVQYKVDFVFAGHVHAYERSERVSNIAYDIVNGLCTPVSDQSAPVYITIGDGGNIEGLANNMTEPQPKYSAFREASFGHAIFDIKNRTHAHFSWHRNQDGYAVQADAVWFYNRYWRRIDDSTSTMKS, from the exons atgggTAGTCATGTGCCGAGAACAGGGATTCGTTGTTTGATTTCGGTGCTGATTGCTGCGGTTCTGAATGCAGCGGTGCTGTGCAATGGAGGCGATACGAGCAGTTTCGTGAGAAAAGTTGAGAAAAGTGGCGATATGCCGCTTGATAGCGATGTATTCGCGGTGCCTCCTGGCTATAATGCGCCTCAACAG GTGCATATAACACAAGGAGATCATGAAGGAAAAGCAGTGATTATATCGTGGGTTACGGTGGATGAATCTGGTTCAAACAGCGTTCATTATTGGGCTGAAAACAGTAAGCATAAGAAAAAAGCGAAGGGAATCGCAACAAGTTACAAGTTCTATAATTATACTTCAGGATACATCCATCATTGCGTCGTTAAGAATTTGAAG CATAACACCAAATATTACTATGTGGTTGGTATCGGGCACACATCACGAATGTTCTGGTTCACGACTCCTCCCAAAGTTGGCCCTGATGTTCCTTACACTTTTGGTCTGATAG GCGACCTTGGCCAGACTTATGACTCCAACTCGACACTTACTCATTATGAGCAAGGTCCAGCTAAGGGACAAGCCGTGTTGTTTGTTGGAGACCTCTCGTATGCAGATAACTATCCTTATCATGACAACGTGAGATGGGATACATGGGGaagatttgttgaaagaagTGTTGCCTATCAACCTTGGATTTGGACAGCCGGAAATCATGAACTTGACTTTGATCCGGAAATT GGTGAAACAGAACCATTCAAACCTTATACCCATCGTTACCACGTTCCTCACAAAGCATCGTATAGTACATCTCCATTTTGGTACTCTATCAAGAGAGCTTCAGCATATATCATAGTTTTGTCATCATATTCAGCATATG GCAAATACACTCCTCAATACATGTGGCTCGAGGCCGAGCTACCAAAAGTTAACAGAAGTGAAACACCGTGGCTGATTGTTCTTACACACTCTCCATGGTACAACAGCTACAACTATCACTTTATGGAAGGAGAAACGATGAGAGTTATGTATGAACCATGGTTTGTTCAATACAAAGTTGATTTCGTTTTTGCGGGTCATGTTCATGCATATGAACGCTCT GAACGCGTGTCGAATATTGCATATGACATCGTGAATGGTTTATGTACCCCAGTGAGTGACCAGTCTGCCCCTGTATACATAACCATTGGTGATGGAGGGAATATTGAGGGCCTAGCCAATAA CATGACTGAACCACAGCCTAAGTACTCAGCGTTTAGAGAAGCAAGCTTCGGCCACGCGATATTTGATATAAAGAACAGAACCCATGCTCATTTCAGTTGGCATCGGAATCAGGATGGATATGCGGTACAAGCCGACGCCGTGTGGTTTTACAACAGGTACTGGCGCAGGATTGATGATTCTACAAGCACCATGAAATCTTGA
- the LOC140813867 gene encoding 26S proteasome regulatory subunit S10B homolog B-like isoform X1 — MASESDDGGRRKSAIADYRKKLLHHKELEGRVRSVRENLRSTKKEYAKTEDDLKSLQSVGQIIGEVLRPLDNERLIVKASSGPRYVVGCRNKVDKEKLTAGTRVVLDMTTLTIMRALPREVDPVVYNMLHEDPGNVSYSAVGGLSDQIRELRESIELPLMNPELFLRVGIKPPKGVLLYGPPGTGKTLLARAIASNIDANFLKVVSSAIIDKYIGESARLIREMFGYAREHQPCIIFMDEIDAIGGRRFSEGTSADREIQRTLMELLNQLDGFDQLGKVKMIMATNRPDVLDPALLRPGRLDRKIEIPLPNEQSRMEILKIHAAGIAKHGEIDYEAVVKLAEGFNGADLRNICTEAGMSAIRAERDYVIHEDFMKAVRKLNEAKKLESSAHYNTDFGKE, encoded by the exons ATGGCAAGCGAGAGCGACGACGGAGGCCGCCGTAAATCGGCGATAGCGGATTATCGGAAAAAGCTTCTTCATCATAAAGAACTCGAAGGCCGCGTTCGATCCG TACGGGAGAATTTGAGATCTACAAAGAAGGAATATGCAAAAACAGAAGATGATTTGAAGTCACTCCAGAGTGTCGGGCAGATCATAGGGGAAGTTCTGAGGCCTTTGGACAATGAACGCT TGATTGTGAAAGCCAGCAGCGGACCAAGGTATGTGGTGGGCTGCCGCAATAAGGTTGATAAAGAGAAACTTACAGCAGGCACAAGGGTTGTTCTTGATATGACCACACTCACAATCATGCGAGCGCTTCCTCGTGAG GTTGATCCAGTTGTATATAATATGCTTCATGAAGATCCTGGAAATGTGAGTTATTCTGCTGTGGGTGGTCTTTCAGATCAAATTCGAGAACTGAGAGAATCTATAGAATTACCTTTAATGAACCCTGAACTATTCCTAAGGGTTGGCATTAAACCTCCCAAG GGTGTACTTCTGTATGGACCTCCTGGAACTGGAAAGACATTGTTGGCCAGAGCGATTGCTAGCAACATAGATGCTAATTTCTTAAAG GTTGTATCAAGTGCAATAATTGACAAGTATATTGGTGAGAGCGCAAGATTGATTAGGGAAATGTTTGGTTATGCCCGTGAACATCAG ccatgcattatttttatGGATGAGATTGATGCCATTGGTGGGCGTCGTTTCAGTGAAGGGACAAGTGCTGACCGTGAGATTCAAAGGACGCTTATGGAATTGCTGAACCAGCTTGATGGGTTCGATCAGCTTGGAAAG GTTAAAATGATAATGGCGACAAACAGACCTGATGTTCTGGATCCTGCACTTCTTCGTCCTGGCCGATTGGATAGGAAAATTGAAATACCATTGCCCAATGAGCAGTCGAGAATGGAAATTCTTAAGATCCATGCAGCTGGGATAGCAAAACATGGAGAAATAGATTATGAGGCTGTTGTGAAACTTGCTGAG GGTTTCAATGGAGCTGATCTTCGTAACATTTGCACTGAAGCTGGGATGTCAGCAATTCGTGCAGAGCGCGATTATGTCATCCATGAAGATTTCATGAAG GCTGTGAGGAAACTGAATGAAGCTAAGAAGCTTGAATCAAGTGCGCACTATAACACTGATTTTGGTAAAGAGTAG
- the LOC140814783 gene encoding uncharacterized protein, with protein MADPTVTRNTPEVVDQRSGNSEKSKEQRILDPELFSCLLQPSPPDSDPNYIGIRRLLLHQKAKSGVYGRKDWRCNGKGYVAYRNFINRPRNWDSVQTPSHPSTPGDSGRWISSPPSLSHVFDVGSWSISRDLRSSSQALSHSTSFSSNASDIDHPRKKGEPAYSFVGMHCIFDQCKAMVTVIKFGHMSSDLLAYGASDGSLTVCTVSTPPSVLQQLTGHTKDVTDFDFSANNQYITSSSIDKTVRVWDTSKGLCMRVIYGISSQLCIRFHPVNNNFLSVGNSNKEITVFNFSTGRMINKSNFDSEVTAMDHDHTGQLIFCGDALGCVYTVTMNSRTGVLSRSHRYRSSGKQKSPVTTVQYRTFSLLANGPVLLTFSRDGSLSFFSVSLEIQGYLTLRCALKLSARLHSIRASFCPLLSLEKGEYIVAGSEDTNVYFYDLTRPRHACVNKLQGHGYPAIGVAWNHGDNLLASSDFGGTVIVWKRAKTS; from the exons ATGGCCGATCCAACGGTAACCAGAAACACGCCGGAAGTGGTAGACCAGAGATCCGGAAACAGTGAAAAGAGTAAAGAACAGAGGATTTTGGATCCAGAATTGTTCAGTTGTTTGCTTCAACCATCTCCTCCTGACTCTGATCCCAATTACATCGGAATTCGCCGCTTACTCCTCCATCAAAAGGCTAAATCTGGCGTTTACGGCCGCAAG GACTGGAGATGTAATGGAAAAGGCTATGTCGCCTACcgtaattttattaataggcCAAGAAATTGGGACAGCGTGCAGACACCAAGTCACCCGAGCACTCCAGGAGATAG CGGACGATGGATATCATCTCCCCCGTCTCTATCCCATGTGTTTGATGTCGGCAGCTGGAGTATTAGCAGG GATCTTCGAAGTTCTAGTCAAGCGTTGAGTCACAGCACAAGTTTTAGTTCTAATGCAAGTGATATAGACCACCCAAGGAAAAAGGGTGAACCTGCATATTCATTTGTAGGGATGCACTGCATATTTGACCAATGCAAGGCCATGG TTACGGTCATAAAGTTCGGGCACATGAGTTCTGATCTGCTTGCTTACGGAGCATCAGATGGAAGCTTGACTGTATGCACTGTCTCGACGCCACCATCAGTTCTGCAGCAGTTAACAGGGCATACAAAAGATGTCACAG ATTTTGATTTCTCGGCAAACAATCAGTATATTACTTCTTCGTCAATTGATAAAACGGTACGAGTATGGGACACGTCAAAAGGGCTTTGCATGAGGGTGATTTATGGAATTTCTTCACAGCTTTGTATTCGCTTTCATCCT GTGAACAATAATTTCCTCTCTGTAGGCAACTCAAATAAAGAGATCACG GTGTTCAACTTTAGCACTGGCAGAatgatcaataaatcaaattttgacaGTGAGGTTACTGCTATGGATCATGACCACACGGGTCAACTTATCTTCTGTGGTGATGCTCTG GGTTGTGTTTACACGGTTACAATGAATTCGCGTACTGGTGTTCTATCCCGTTCTCACCGCTATCGAAGCAGTGGCAAGCAAAAGTCCCCGGTCACTACCGTTCAGTACCGAACGTTTTCTTTGCTCGCAAATGGTCCAGTATTACTGACTTTTTCTCGAGATGGAAGTTTATCTTTCTTCag TGTGTCTTTGGAGATACAGGGATATTTGACCCTCCGGTGTGCGCTGAAATTGTCGGCTCGTTTGCATAGCATTCGCGCCTCTTTCTGCCCTTTGCTTTCCCTCGAAAAAGGAGAATATATAG TTGCTGGAAGTGAGGATACTAATGTCTACTTCTACGATTTAACTCGACCAAGGCACGCATGCGTTAACAAATtacag gGTCATGGTTACCCAGCTATAGGCGTTGCTTGGAATCACGGGGATAATTTGTTAGCTTCTTCTGATTTTGGTGGCACTGTGATTGTATGGAAGAGAGCTAAGACAAGTTAA